ATCGCCGAGGCGGCGGACGCGCCGTGGGTCATGGAGCCACCGGGCGTGGCCTCGCGGCACTTCGCCGAGCAGGCGTGCCGGGTCGCGGGCTTCGAGCCCGACGTCCGGTACGAGACCGCCGACCTGCAGGCGCAGATCAGCCTCATCGAGTCCGGGCACGCGGTGGCGCTGCTGCCCGACCTGCTGTGGCAGAACCGCCGTCCCGCGGTGACCCTGCACCGACTCGAGGGCCGACCGCACCGCACGATCTTCACGTCCGCACGGCGCGCGTCGGCCCACTCCCCCGGCGTGGCCGCGACGCGCCAGGCGCTGTCGCGGGCGGTGGCCGAGGGTCAGTCCTGACCGGTCACAGGTTCATGCAGAGCCGGCGGGCATCGAAGATGGCCGCATGGACGCCGCGACTCGAGACCGCGTCGCCGATCCGGTAGAGCTCGAAGTCGCCGTCGGTGCGCACGACCCGCTGGCGCTCACCCCGCACGAAGGCGTCGATGTCGAGCTGTCCGCGGTTGGCCGAGCGTTCGCGCAGCTCGTCGTAGACCTCGCTGATCGGAACGGTCCCCTGCTCGACCACCACGACGTCGGCCCGCTTCTCGATCCGCTCGCCGGTGTAGTCGTTGGCGAACGTCGCGACCAGCTCGCCGCCGTCCTTGCGCACGCCCTGCAGGACCAGGTCGGGCGTGATCGCCACGCCGCCGTTGTAGAGCATCTTCATGAAGTCCGGACGCACCGTGTGCACGATGTCCAGGCCGACCTCGGCATCGGAGGTCACCAGTTCGATCTCGTTGCCCTGGCCGAGCAGGTGCTCGACCGCCGAGAGCGCGTGCTCGTCGCCGTGCTCGTCGTAGACCACGACCTGCTTGCCCGCGACGGGGGCACGCCCCAGGACGTCGGCGCTGGACACGACGAACCGCTCCCCTCCCTCGGGCAGGGTCGGGTCGGCCATCCCTCCGGTCGCGATGATGACGACGTCGGGATCCTGGGCCAGCACGTCGGCGGCCTCGACGTAGGTGCCGGTCCTGAGCGTCGCGCCCGCCATCCGCGCCTCGGCGGCCAGCCACTCGGTGATCGAGCGCTTCTCGGACTGGCGGTGCACCTTCGACATCGGGACGACCTGTCCGCCGAGGGTGTCGGACGCCTCGAACAAGATCACGTCGTGGCCGCGCTCGGCACTGGCGCGGGCGGCCTCCAGACCGCCGGGACCGCCGCCCACGACGACCACCCGGCGCCGGTCACGTGCCGGGGTGATCAGCTGCGGGATCGTCTCCTCGCGGCCGGTCGCCGGGTTGTGGATGCAGAACATCTCCGTGTTGAGGCAGAAGCTGGCGCCGACGCACGGCCGGACCCGATCCTCCTCGCCGCGCTCGATCTTGGCGACGATGTGCGGGTCGGCGATGTGGGCCCGCGTCATGCCGACGAGGTCGACGTACCCCTCGCGCAGCGCGTGGCGCGCGGTGGCCAGGTCGGCCACGCGTCCGGCGTGGAACACCGGGACCGGCACGGCCTCGCGGATCCGCCCGGCGACCGGGAGGTGGGCACCGAGCTCACGCCCCGTCGGCGGCATGATGTCCGACAGCTCGCGGTGGGTGAACCCGCCGCCGTAGATGATGTTGAGGTAGTCCACGTGCCCCGAGCCCGCCACGAGCCGGGCGATCTCGACGGCCTCGTCGGGCTCGATGCCGCCCTTCGCACCCTCGTCCCCGGGCAGCCGCACACCCACGACGTAGTCCGTTCCCACCTCGGCGCGGACCGCCTCGAGCACCTCGAGCAGGAAGCGCACGCGGTTCTCCAGCGAGCCGCCGTAGCGGTCGTCGCGCAGGTTCGAGCGCGGCGCGAGGAACTGGTCGATCAGATGACCGGCCAGACCGGCCAGCTCGACCCCGTCGAGACCGCCGCGCCGGGCCCGGCCGGCCGCCGCGGCGTAGTCGGCGATGACCCGCGGGAAGTCGAAGTCCTCCATCGGCTTGGGATAGCTGCGGTGGGCGCGCTCACGGATCCCCGAAGGGCTGACGGTCGGCAGCCACGGACCGGACGCGTCCCAGCCGCGGCGCCCGAAGTGGGTCAGCTGCACCATCGTCGCCGCCCCGTGGCGATGCACCCGCTGCGCGACGTCCTCGTAGAACGGCAGGACGGCGTCGGTGCTGGCGTCGATCGATCCGAACGAGGTCTGCGAGTCCGCCGACACGAAGCTCGACCCGCCGAACATCGTCAGGCCGATCCCGCCGCGCGCCTTCTCCTCCTGGTAGAGGGCGTAGCGCAGGCCCGGCCCCTCCGGCCCCACGAAGCCCGCCGGGGCGTGGGCCGTGCTGAAGATGCGGTTCTTCAGCGTCAATCCCTTGAGGGTGAAGGGTTCGAGCAGCGGGTCGGACATGCGGGGCCTTCCGGGGAAGAGGAAAAGGACAGGGGAAGCCAGGACGGGGTCGCTCGGGGGCGCGACCCCGCCCTGGCGGTCTGGGGGGTGGGTCAGCCGTTGATGGCGGACTGCTCGGAGATGCCGGCCTTCTCCAGGTTCTTGGCCAGCTCACCGGACGACTGGTACTCGGCGAGCACCTGGTTGACCGCGTCGCGCAGGTCCGTGGCGCCCTTGCGGATCATCACGACGGTCGCGTCGGTGCCGGTCGTCATGGCGATCTTGGGGGTCTCCTGCATGACCTCGTTCTTGATCTTCGCCGGGTTGCCGTCGGCGGTCAGGTAGCCGGCCAGGGCACCCTCGGTGAACAGTCCCGCGTCGATGCGACCGGCCTTCAGATCGTCGTAGACGGCCTGCTCGCTCTGGTAGAGCTTCACGTTGTCCGCGCCGAGCGCCTTCTGGGCCTCCCCGGTGAACAGGTAGCCCGTCGTGGTGCCGACCTTCTTGCCCTCGAGCTGCTCGATCGTGTCCCAGCCGTCCTTCGAGCCGACCGACATCAGCGAGAGGTAGACCGGGTCGGAGAGCTCGTACTTCGCGCGACGCTCGTCGTTCACGGTCCACGACCCGGCCGACAGGTCCGCCTTGCCCGTGTCCAGGGCGCTCACGACGCCGGGGAACGACGTGCTCTGGGCCTTCAGCTCCAGGCACAGGTCGGCGGCGACCTTCTTGAGCAACTCACCGTCGATGCCGGTCGGCTGGCCGTCCTTCGCCCCGATGTAGGGCGGGAAGTTCGCGATGGCCGCGGTCAGCGTGCCGTCCTTGACCGTCTCGACCTTGGCGATGGGCTCGCAGTCGTCCGCGACGGTGGAGGCTGCGTCGTCCGAGCCGCAGGCGGCCAGTGCCGACAGGCTGACGACGGCGCCCAGCGCCAGGCCGAACGTACGGGTGATGCGCTTCATGGTTCTCCTTGGGGGGATCAGGCCGGCAGGACTGCCGGACCGGACTTGTCGCGCCGCAGCACGTGGATCAGGGCGGAGGCGACGATCGAGACGGCGGCGTAGAACCCGCCGGCGACGAGGAAGACCGTCAGGTAGTCGAAGGTGACCGAGCCGATGCCGTACGAGCGGGCCAACAGCTCGGGCAGACCGATCGCGAACCCGATGGCGGTGTACTGGAAGATCAGCACGGCGAACGAGATCACGGGCAGTCGCACGATCGACAGTGCCTGCGGCAGCACCACGTGGCGCAACTCGTGCCACCCGGTCAACCCCAGGCTGCGCGCCGCCTCCCGCTGCCCGTTCGGGACGTCGAGGATGCCGACCCGGAAGATCTCCGAGGTGTAGGCGGCGGCGCTGATCGCCAGGCCCGTGACCAGGGCCGGTCCGGCGTCGAGCACGACGTCGATCGACGGCAGGCCGAAGTAGATGAGATAGACCACCACGAGCAGCGGCAGGCCGCGCAGCAGCTCGACCACGGCCAGCGTCGTCCAGCGGACGAGGCGGCTCGGGGCGGTGCCCAGCAGGCCCAGGACCAGGCCGAGCGGCAGGCCCGTCGCGATCGACAGGACGGCGTACCAGGCGCTGAGCTTCAGGCCGCCGAGCAAGATCATCAGGTCGTCGGTGGTCATGCCGCACTCCTTCGGCGCAGGGTCGCGTCCAGCCATCGCGAGGATGCGGCGATCGGCAGGCTGAGCACGAGGTACACGGCACCGGCGACCAGGAAGGCCGCCAGCGCGGGCTGCCCGCCGTTGGCGAGGTTGAGCGCCTGGAAGGACACGTCGCTCACGCCGATCACCGAGGCGAACGCCGACTCCTTGAGCAGACCGATCGCATAGGTCGCGCACGGCGCCATGGCGACCGCGATGCCCTGGGGCGCGATGATCCGCCAGAACAGCTGGGAGCGCTTGAGGCCCAGGGCCTGCGCGGCCTCCCACTGCCCCACCGGCACGCTCAGCAGCGCGGCCCGGTAGTTCTCGGCGACGTAGGCGGTGGCCACGAGTGTCAGCGCGATGATGGCCGTCGGGATCGGCTCGGAGCCGGTGAGGTTGGCCAGGCCGTAGAACAGCAGCAGCATCCAGGCGATGACCGGGACGCCGCGGACGACCTCGACGTAGGACGTGCCGACCCAGCGCAGCGGAGCGATGCGCGACACCCGCATGAGCGCGACCGGGAAGCCCAGCACCAGCGCGAGCGCCATCGAGACGACCGTGAGCAGGACCGTGACCCCGACACCCTCGAGCACCGTGGAGACGATGAGTCCCCAGTCCGCGTTCACTGCTCGGCCACCGCTTCGAGGAATCGTCGGGTCACGGCGTGCTGCGGCCGGGTGAAGAGCTCGTCGGGGTGCGACTGCTCGACGATCGCCCCGTGGGCGAGCACCGCGACCTGGTCGGCGACCTTGCGGGCGAAGCCCATGGCGTGGGTGACGACGATCATCGTGGTGCCCTGGTCGGCCAGCTCGCGCATGACGGCGAGCACCTCCTGGCCGACCTCGGGGTCGAGGGCGGAGGTCGGCTCGTCGAACAGCATGACGACCGGGTCGAGGGCCAGGGCACGCGCGATCGCGATGCGCTGCTGCTGGCCGCCGGAGCACTGCATCGGCTTGGCGTCGGCCTTGGCGGCCAGGCCGACCCGGTCCAGCAGCTTCAGGGCGACCTCGCGGGCCTCCTGCGGCTTGCGCCCGAGGACGAGTTCTTGGGCCAGGGTGACGTTGCGCAGCACCGACAGGTGCGGGAACAGGTGGAAGCCCTGGAAGACCATGCCGGTGCGCCGGCGGACGGCCAGAAGCTCGGCCTTGGTCGGCTTGCTCGGGACGGCCGCGACCGGCTCACCCGTGATCGAGATCGTGCCCGAACTGGGCGTCTCCAGGTAGTTGATGCACCGCAGCAGGGTGCTCTTGCCGGCACCACTGGGGCCGATCAGCGCGACGACCTCGCCGGGGTAGACGTCCAGGGCGATGTCATCGAGGACGACGTGGTCGCCGTAGGACTTGGTCAGGCCCTCGATACTCACCAGCGGGGTCGCTCCCGGGGTGTTCCTGGCGAGGCTTGCTCGTCGATCGTTCACGCGTCGTGCTCCCGTTGGTCGCGGACAGTGCGCTCAACGTACGGATGATGAGACGGGTGTCTCATCATGCAGACGTGCAGAATCGACGACTCACCCTTGGGACAGGCGTTCAAAGACCCCCCGCTCCTGAACAGATGTGCAGTCGGAGGGGTCGCATAGTTGAACACCTGCCCCTGACCCCGGCGCCGCACGGCGAACTAGCGTCGCTGCAATGACGAACGACGTGGGCAACACCGGACTGGACCTGTCCGGGCGGATCGCGGTCGTCACGGGGGCCGCCGGCGGGATCGGATGGACCACGTGCCTGACCCTGGCGCAGGCGGGAGCCGCCGTGGTGGCGCTGGCCCGCCGGGTGGCCGAGGCTCCCGGACCCGGTCACGTCATGCCCGTCGGCGACGGCGAGATCTGGACGGCGGAGGCGGACGTCACCGACACCGCCTCGGTGGCACGGGCCGTCGACGCCGCGATGCTGCGCTACGGCCGGATCGACGGCCTGTTCGCGAACGCCGGCGTCCTCTACCCGGGCGAGACCGTGACGGGCGACGACCAGCACTGGCACGAGACCATCGCCGTCAACCTGACGGGGGTCTGGAACACCGTGCGCGCCGTCGCCCCCGCCATCCGGGCCGGGGGCGAGGGCGGCTCGATCGTGATCAACAGCTCGGTCAACGGCGAGCGCGCGGCTGCCGGGTGGTCGGCCTACAGCGCCAGCAAGTTCGGCGTCGTCGGACTCGCCGGATCACTGGCGCAGGAACTCGGGCCCGAGCGGATCCGCGTCAACTGCGTCCTGCCGACCTCGGTGGACACCCCGATGATCAACAACCCCGCACACACCGCCCGCATGGGCGGCGAGGCGCAACAGGCCCTCTACCGGTCGGGGCACGCGCTGCCGACCGGGTGGATCGAGGCCCAGGACGTGGCCGACGCGGTCCTGTGGCTGATGTCCGACCGCTCGCGCTACGTGACCGGCGCGTCGCTACCGATCGATGCGGGGTATCTGGTGAAGGCCCCGGGCTCCCACGACCTCGGAGACGACTCGCTCGGAGCTGACGTGGGTCTGCTGACCTGAGTCGCGCAGGCGCATGACGGCCAGCCCGACCTGCAGCGTCATGCGGTCGGCACCGTCCTTGAGGGACAGGCCCGAGATCGTCTCGGCGCGCTGCAGCCGGTAGTACACGGTGCCGCGGCTGATCGACAGCAGCCGACAGGTGTCGGGCACGCTGCAGCCGGTGGCGAAGTACGCATCGAGTGTCTCGGCCAGGAACGGCGACTCCTCCTGCAGCATCGCGACCCCCGGCGGGATCGCGTCGTCGAGGAGCTCGTCGGGGATCGAGACGACCGCGCGCAGGGCCCCCAGGTCGCTCCAGGACTGGATCCGCGGCAGGGTGTCGAAGGCCGTGAGCGCCCGCACGGCCAGCCGCGCCTGGCGGAAGCTCGTCGAGGCCTCGTAGAGGTTCGCGACGGGATCGCCGATCCCGATGACCACCGAGCCAGGCGCATCGAGCTCGGTCTCGGTGACCTGCTTCGCGTGCTCGGCCACCCGCTCGGTGGCGCCCCGGCGCGTGACCGTCTCGGGCGGCAGCAGCATCACCGCGCGGCGCTGGTCCACGAACCGCCACACCTCGCCCGGCACCGCTCGCGGCAGCGGACCGTCCAGGATGCTGATCGGCAGGTTGGCCGTGTCGACGTCGCCGGTCAGGCTCATGACCAGCACGGCGACCGGTCCCTGGGGGTATCCCGCGACGTCGTAGAGCCAGCCCGCGGTGTCCAGGTGACCACGACGGTTGCTCAGCAGCAGGTCGCGCACGCTGCTCGCGCGATCGCGCAACCGGGACGTACGCCGGTGGATCGTCTCCGCGATCCGCTCGGCGTAGTCCGTCAGGTCCTCGATGTCCGACTGCGGGACGGACGTGCCGTTCTCGTCGATGATCCAGATGTAGCCGTACGTCCGCCCGCTCCACCGCGCCGGGACGACCCAGCGTG
Above is a window of Aeromicrobium senzhongii DNA encoding:
- a CDS encoding NADH:flavin oxidoreductase; this encodes MSDPLLEPFTLKGLTLKNRIFSTAHAPAGFVGPEGPGLRYALYQEEKARGGIGLTMFGGSSFVSADSQTSFGSIDASTDAVLPFYEDVAQRVHRHGAATMVQLTHFGRRGWDASGPWLPTVSPSGIRERAHRSYPKPMEDFDFPRVIADYAAAAGRARRGGLDGVELAGLAGHLIDQFLAPRSNLRDDRYGGSLENRVRFLLEVLEAVRAEVGTDYVVGVRLPGDEGAKGGIEPDEAVEIARLVAGSGHVDYLNIIYGGGFTHRELSDIMPPTGRELGAHLPVAGRIREAVPVPVFHAGRVADLATARHALREGYVDLVGMTRAHIADPHIVAKIERGEEDRVRPCVGASFCLNTEMFCIHNPATGREETIPQLITPARDRRRVVVVGGGPGGLEAARASAERGHDVILFEASDTLGGQVVPMSKVHRQSEKRSITEWLAAEARMAGATLRTGTYVEAADVLAQDPDVVIIATGGMADPTLPEGGERFVVSSADVLGRAPVAGKQVVVYDEHGDEHALSAVEHLLGQGNEIELVTSDAEVGLDIVHTVRPDFMKMLYNGGVAITPDLVLQGVRKDGGELVATFANDYTGERIEKRADVVVVEQGTVPISEVYDELRERSANRGQLDIDAFVRGERQRVVRTDGDFELYRIGDAVSSRGVHAAIFDARRLCMNL
- a CDS encoding substrate-binding periplasmic protein, which gives rise to MKRITRTFGLALGAVVSLSALAACGSDDAASTVADDCEPIAKVETVKDGTLTAAIANFPPYIGAKDGQPTGIDGELLKKVAADLCLELKAQSTSFPGVVSALDTGKADLSAGSWTVNDERRAKYELSDPVYLSLMSVGSKDGWDTIEQLEGKKVGTTTGYLFTGEAQKALGADNVKLYQSEQAVYDDLKAGRIDAGLFTEGALAGYLTADGNPAKIKNEVMQETPKIAMTTGTDATVVMIRKGATDLRDAVNQVLAEYQSSGELAKNLEKAGISEQSAING
- a CDS encoding amino acid ABC transporter permease, whose product is MTTDDLMILLGGLKLSAWYAVLSIATGLPLGLVLGLLGTAPSRLVRWTTLAVVELLRGLPLLVVVYLIYFGLPSIDVVLDAGPALVTGLAISAAAYTSEIFRVGILDVPNGQREAARSLGLTGWHELRHVVLPQALSIVRLPVISFAVLIFQYTAIGFAIGLPELLARSYGIGSVTFDYLTVFLVAGGFYAAVSIVASALIHVLRRDKSGPAVLPA
- a CDS encoding amino acid ABC transporter permease — translated: MNADWGLIVSTVLEGVGVTVLLTVVSMALALVLGFPVALMRVSRIAPLRWVGTSYVEVVRGVPVIAWMLLLFYGLANLTGSEPIPTAIIALTLVATAYVAENYRAALLSVPVGQWEAAQALGLKRSQLFWRIIAPQGIAVAMAPCATYAIGLLKESAFASVIGVSDVSFQALNLANGGQPALAAFLVAGAVYLVLSLPIAASSRWLDATLRRRSAA
- a CDS encoding amino acid ABC transporter ATP-binding protein gives rise to the protein MSIEGLTKSYGDHVVLDDIALDVYPGEVVALIGPSGAGKSTLLRCINYLETPSSGTISITGEPVAAVPSKPTKAELLAVRRRTGMVFQGFHLFPHLSVLRNVTLAQELVLGRKPQEAREVALKLLDRVGLAAKADAKPMQCSGGQQQRIAIARALALDPVVMLFDEPTSALDPEVGQEVLAVMRELADQGTTMIVVTHAMGFARKVADQVAVLAHGAIVEQSHPDELFTRPQHAVTRRFLEAVAEQ
- a CDS encoding SDR family oxidoreductase: MTNDVGNTGLDLSGRIAVVTGAAGGIGWTTCLTLAQAGAAVVALARRVAEAPGPGHVMPVGDGEIWTAEADVTDTASVARAVDAAMLRYGRIDGLFANAGVLYPGETVTGDDQHWHETIAVNLTGVWNTVRAVAPAIRAGGEGGSIVINSSVNGERAAAGWSAYSASKFGVVGLAGSLAQELGPERIRVNCVLPTSVDTPMINNPAHTARMGGEAQQALYRSGHALPTGWIEAQDVADAVLWLMSDRSRYVTGASLPIDAGYLVKAPGSHDLGDDSLGADVGLLT
- a CDS encoding PucR family transcriptional regulator, giving the protein MSVLQDLADELTIRLAAPVGISDLTLAHLAAGPHPLNVDWMRRESLLSRAAPRKSQEYYAALGVRPSMTGPLHTPEDVENGVSARWVVPARWSGRTYGYIWIIDENGTSVPQSDIEDLTDYAERIAETIHRRTSRLRDRASSVRDLLLSNRRGHLDTAGWLYDVAGYPQGPVAVLVMSLTGDVDTANLPISILDGPLPRAVPGEVWRFVDQRRAVMLLPPETVTRRGATERVAEHAKQVTETELDAPGSVVIGIGDPVANLYEASTSFRQARLAVRALTAFDTLPRIQSWSDLGALRAVVSIPDELLDDAIPPGVAMLQEESPFLAETLDAYFATGCSVPDTCRLLSISRGTVYYRLQRAETISGLSLKDGADRMTLQVGLAVMRLRDSGQQTHVSSERVVSEVVGARGLHQIPRIDR